The following proteins are co-located in the Sphingobacteriaceae bacterium genome:
- a CDS encoding RNA methyltransferase, whose amino-acid sequence MFSLLFMPLPEKLLASLDELEGFNRGAFIDAHNSEQPISIRKNNFKKSDITFEIKEDVRWCKQAYYLKTRPSFTLDPLFHAGAYYVQEAGSMFLDFVLNEMVELPDKPLIIDMCGSPGGKSTIISSYLKNKGTLIANEVVKKRASILAQNLSKWGTSNVIVTNNDPLVLANQSFKADLVVLDAPCSGSGLFRKQPDSIDEWSEDNVNFCSSRQKRIIADSIGAIKSGGYLFYSTCSYSYEENEKIVDWLIEEFNFKIIQQKLPEEWGIIDTGKGYRFYPHLTQSEGFFCALLIKDGHNEVNNLLKIKGNDDLFVKKNPFLNIFDENSGKTMKIGDLYYFLHQDTLPYYLQLKNQLYIKKAGVCLGELKGKDVIPNHELAMSYEATIQNAIELDHENALNFLRKKEFSLAIKSSGFQLMQYKNLGLGWAKILPNRINNYLPQEFRILN is encoded by the coding sequence ATGTTTTCTCTTTTATTTATGCCCTTGCCGGAAAAATTATTAGCATCGTTGGATGAACTTGAAGGTTTTAACCGCGGAGCTTTTATTGATGCGCATAACAGCGAACAACCAATAAGTATTAGAAAAAATAATTTTAAAAAAAGTGATATTACTTTTGAAATAAAAGAGGATGTTCGATGGTGTAAACAAGCCTATTATTTAAAAACTAGGCCTTCCTTTACTTTGGATCCTTTATTTCATGCTGGAGCTTATTATGTGCAAGAAGCTGGAAGTATGTTTTTGGATTTTGTATTAAATGAAATGGTTGAATTGCCCGATAAACCTTTAATAATTGATATGTGTGGCTCACCTGGAGGTAAATCCACTATTATCAGTTCATACTTAAAAAACAAGGGCACCCTAATTGCGAATGAAGTTGTAAAAAAAAGAGCATCTATCTTAGCACAAAATTTAAGCAAATGGGGAACCTCTAATGTAATAGTTACCAATAACGACCCTTTGGTTTTAGCCAATCAAAGCTTCAAGGCAGACCTTGTGGTATTAGACGCACCTTGTAGCGGTAGTGGTTTGTTTAGGAAACAACCCGATTCTATTGATGAGTGGTCTGAAGATAATGTTAACTTTTGCTCTTCACGTCAAAAGCGAATAATAGCTGATAGTATTGGAGCCATAAAAAGTGGGGGATATTTGTTTTATTCTACTTGTTCATACTCTTATGAAGAAAATGAGAAAATTGTTGATTGGTTAATAGAAGAATTTAATTTTAAGATTATTCAACAAAAACTACCTGAAGAATGGGGTATAATTGATACTGGCAAAGGTTATCGCTTTTATCCTCATTTAACGCAATCTGAAGGCTTCTTTTGTGCATTACTTATAAAAGACGGACACAACGAGGTAAATAATTTGTTAAAAATAAAGGGTAATGATGATTTATTTGTTAAAAAAAACCCTTTTTTGAATATATTTGACGAAAATTCCGGAAAAACGATGAAAATTGGTGATTTATATTATTTTCTTCATCAAGATACTCTTCCATATTATCTCCAACTCAAAAATCAATTATACATCAAAAAAGCCGGGGTATGTTTAGGAGAGCTGAAAGGTAAAGATGTTATTCCAAACCACGAATTAGCAATGAGTTACGAAGCTACTATTCAAAACGCAATTGAACTTGATCATGAAAATGCTTTAAATTTTCTCAGAAAAAAGGAGTTTTCTTTGGCGATTAAAAGCTCAGGTTTTCAGTTAATGCAATACAAAAACCTTGGTTTAGGTTGGGCTAAAATCTTACCTAATCGAATAAATAATTATTTACCGCAGGAATTTAGAATTTTAAACTGA
- a CDS encoding RecX family transcriptional regulator has protein sequence MRRRLVVSAEEALEKMKSWCAYQERSHFDCRKKIFEFGLQKHEIENIISALIEENYLNEERFACALARGKMRIKSWGKIKIKQSLIKHQVSDKIIQKALNSLNEDEYINHLDKIIHKKADQLSEENNIYQSILRHLMTKGFENDLSIARLNVILKNSSNFEA, from the coding sequence ATGAGGCGTAGATTAGTTGTTAGTGCCGAAGAGGCGCTAGAAAAAATGAAAAGTTGGTGTGCTTATCAGGAAAGGTCACATTTTGATTGTAGGAAGAAAATTTTTGAATTTGGATTACAAAAGCACGAGATCGAAAATATTATTTCCGCTCTGATCGAAGAAAATTATTTAAATGAAGAAAGATTTGCTTGCGCCTTAGCCAGAGGTAAAATGAGAATTAAAAGTTGGGGAAAAATTAAAATAAAACAATCGTTGATAAAGCATCAAGTTTCCGACAAAATTATTCAGAAAGCATTAAATTCATTAAATGAAGATGAATATATTAATCATTTGGATAAAATTATTCACAAAAAAGCCGATCAGTTGAGTGAAGAGAATAATATATATCAAAGTATATTACGCCATCTAATGACTAAGGGATTTGAAAATGATTTGTCAATTGCTCGTTTAAATGTAATTTTGAAGAACTCATCTAATTTTGAAGCATGA
- a CDS encoding SDR family oxidoreductase, whose product MNLDLKNKKALVCGSTQGIGKAVAIELALLGATVILVARNETELKKVKTELSVEAKQVHGYLCADFNEPHKLKELVENYIQRSGPIHILINNTGGPASGPIINAKPEEFTNTFNQHLICNHVLMQACLEGMKNSKYGRIINIISTSVKAPLPNLGVSNTIRAAVGNWAKTLANETGKFGITVNNVLPGATATGRLSGIIENKALKTGEKTERIKEEMQQEIPMGRFAEPSEIAAAVAFLASPAASYINGINIPVDGGRTPNL is encoded by the coding sequence ATGAATTTAGACTTAAAAAATAAAAAAGCTTTGGTTTGCGGAAGCACTCAGGGAATCGGAAAAGCAGTAGCCATTGAACTGGCTTTATTGGGAGCCACAGTTATTTTAGTGGCTCGCAACGAAACCGAACTTAAAAAAGTAAAAACTGAACTTTCGGTGGAAGCGAAACAAGTTCATGGATATTTATGTGCTGATTTTAACGAGCCTCATAAATTAAAAGAGCTTGTTGAAAATTATATTCAAAGAAGCGGACCAATTCATATTCTAATAAACAATACCGGCGGACCTGCATCGGGCCCAATTATTAATGCAAAACCCGAAGAGTTTACGAATACATTTAATCAACATTTAATTTGTAATCATGTATTAATGCAGGCCTGTTTGGAAGGAATGAAAAACAGCAAATATGGAAGAATAATCAATATTATTTCCACATCGGTAAAGGCGCCTCTTCCTAATCTGGGTGTGAGTAACACCATAAGAGCTGCAGTTGGCAATTGGGCGAAAACGCTTGCGAATGAGACAGGCAAATTTGGCATAACCGTGAATAATGTTTTACCGGGCGCTACTGCTACCGGAAGACTGAGCGGGATAATTGAAAATAAAGCATTAAAAACCGGAGAGAAAACAGAACGTATCAAAGAGGAAATGCAGCAAGAAATTCCTATGGGTAGATTTGCCGAGCCTTCAGAAATTGCTGCAGCAGTTGCCTTTTTGGCAAGTCCGGCTGCATCATACATTAACGGTATAAATATTCCGGTAGATGGGGGTAGAACCCCCAATTTATAA
- a CDS encoding PspC domain-containing protein — MNKTVTINISGIIFHIEEDAFEKLSKYLSTIKGYFSKTDGGNEIMGDIEARIAEMLQGKTNATKQVVLMQDVDSVIEVMGKPEEFIDENPNSESENQEEANQSFEQTKKRMFRDPDNKAIGGVCSGIAAYFDVDLIWIRLAMFLLIFFGGVSLWVYIILWIVIPEAKTTADKLAMRGEKIDINNISKTVKEEAEQLKKRMEKYGNDLKDSGSSFKNNNRNFFDKLGDFIKEFMFLFGRVFARLVGLVLVIFGLIFMFSLLTSIFGFSIAGSNTEFNDWINLIFLERSHYTLGKIGVILLFAIPILGIIYGGIKLLLKIRYKNRWLNLGMGVVWLIGLFIVIYIGVTTGKEFSSDGKIKDQYSLVQKDTLYLTLNDNQKLRSDLQITEESEKRKRYFNKRHVVIANSDNSYYIGKNQNGNQIVGHAELNIVPASGDQFEMIVVKKSRGETREIAADNAKAIKYNFEQQDSLLVFDELFTVNPNEKFRVQQVKITLKVPRNKVIYLDNSLASFIYDVENLSNTYDREMVGRRWIMTKDGLACIDCDGLEKEKSSRKNDDDDDDNDESVEVDHKNGNVKVDVKNANVKIDENGINIKSEDANVNINNGNIHIENKKPKKGK, encoded by the coding sequence ATGAATAAAACAGTAACCATTAACATCAGCGGAATAATTTTTCATATCGAAGAGGATGCGTTTGAAAAATTGAGCAAATATTTAAGTACCATTAAAGGATACTTTAGCAAAACCGACGGAGGTAATGAAATTATGGGCGACATTGAAGCCCGTATTGCCGAAATGTTACAGGGAAAAACAAATGCAACCAAACAAGTTGTTTTAATGCAGGATGTAGATTCCGTTATTGAGGTAATGGGAAAACCCGAAGAATTTATTGATGAAAATCCTAATTCTGAATCCGAGAATCAAGAAGAAGCTAATCAATCTTTTGAACAAACTAAAAAGAGAATGTTCAGAGATCCGGATAACAAAGCCATCGGTGGTGTTTGTTCAGGTATTGCGGCTTACTTTGATGTGGATTTGATTTGGATACGTTTAGCCATGTTCTTGTTAATATTTTTTGGCGGCGTTAGTTTATGGGTTTACATAATATTATGGATTGTAATTCCGGAGGCTAAAACTACTGCCGATAAATTAGCCATGCGTGGCGAAAAAATTGATATTAATAATATCAGTAAAACCGTAAAGGAAGAAGCCGAACAGCTAAAAAAACGAATGGAAAAATACGGTAATGATTTGAAGGATTCCGGTTCTTCATTCAAAAACAACAATCGTAACTTCTTTGACAAATTGGGCGATTTTATTAAAGAGTTTATGTTTCTTTTCGGCAGAGTATTTGCCCGCTTGGTTGGTTTGGTGCTTGTTATTTTTGGATTAATTTTCATGTTCTCTTTATTAACCAGCATTTTCGGATTCTCAATTGCGGGATCTAATACCGAATTTAATGATTGGATTAATTTAATTTTCCTGGAAAGAAGTCACTATACACTCGGAAAAATAGGCGTGATTCTATTATTTGCTATTCCGATTTTAGGAATTATATATGGAGGAATTAAATTATTGCTAAAAATCCGCTACAAAAACAGATGGTTAAATTTAGGCATGGGTGTGGTATGGTTAATCGGACTTTTCATTGTAATATATATTGGCGTAACCACCGGAAAAGAATTCTCTTCTGATGGAAAAATAAAAGACCAATATTCCCTTGTTCAAAAAGATACCCTGTATTTAACCTTAAACGACAATCAAAAATTGCGTTCAGATTTACAAATAACTGAAGAGTCAGAAAAAAGAAAAAGATATTTTAATAAAAGACATGTGGTAATTGCCAATAGTGATAATTCATATTATATTGGGAAAAATCAAAACGGAAATCAAATTGTTGGTCATGCCGAATTAAATATCGTGCCTGCCTCGGGCGATCAGTTTGAAATGATTGTGGTTAAAAAATCGAGAGGTGAAACACGCGAAATTGCGGCAGATAATGCCAAAGCCATAAAATACAATTTTGAACAACAAGATAGTTTGCTGGTATTTGATGAGTTGTTTACTGTAAACCCCAATGAAAAATTTAGAGTACAACAAGTAAAAATTACTCTAAAAGTTCCTCGTAATAAAGTAATTTATTTAGATAATTCTTTGGCCTCATTTATATATGACGTAGAGAATCTTTCAAATACATACGACAGAGAAATGGTGGGCAGAAGATGGATCATGACCAAAGATGGATTAGCTTGTATAGATTGTGATGGATTGGAAAAAGAAAAATCATCCAGGAAAAATGATGACGACGATGACGATAATGATGAAAGTGTAGAAGTAGATCACAAAAACGGAAACGTGAAGGTGGATGTAAAAAATGCCAATGTGAAGATTGATGAGAACGGCATTAATATTAAATCAGAAGATGCCAACGTAAACATTAACAATGGCAATATTCATATTGAAAATAAAAAACCTAAAAAGGGAAAATAA
- a CDS encoding PadR family transcriptional regulator, translated as MNSENTKAQMRKGVLELCILSILSKGDAYPTEIIERLKDTKLVIVEGTLYPLLTRLKNTGLLAYRWEESNSGPPRKYYKLTEIGEQYLKELQVSWNELVHAVEKTINK; from the coding sequence ATTAACTCAGAAAACACAAAAGCACAAATGAGGAAAGGCGTATTGGAGCTTTGTATACTCTCCATACTTTCTAAAGGTGATGCTTATCCCACAGAAATTATTGAGCGATTAAAGGATACCAAGCTTGTAATTGTGGAGGGCACACTTTATCCTTTATTAACCCGATTAAAAAACACCGGCCTACTGGCGTACCGTTGGGAAGAAAGTAATAGCGGGCCACCTCGTAAATATTATAAACTAACCGAAATTGGCGAACAATACTTAAAAGAGTTGCAGGTAAGCTGGAACGAACTGGTACACGCCGTAGAAAAAACAATTAATAAATAA
- a CDS encoding TerC family protein: MYDWSADFTALCTVQGIITLFTLSILEIILGIDNIIFISIAVNKLPHAMQAKARTFGLLVALLVRSVLLFFVGWIAGLRDALFHIGPYGVSGKGLILAGGGIFLLIKTWKEIQEKINTDHDEIESHKGPKHTVMAVILQIVVIDFIFSFDSILAAVGVSGVVLIMIGGVVISMLLMILFSGVVADFINKNQGIKMIALAFLLVIGGILLAEGLIDSYNFSVPHDKHIELNKNYAYIALAFALLIEMFNMKEKRIKRKKDLNL; the protein is encoded by the coding sequence ATGTACGATTGGTCGGCCGATTTTACGGCTCTCTGCACAGTTCAAGGTATAATTACATTATTTACTTTATCAATTCTTGAAATAATATTGGGTATAGATAATATTATTTTTATTTCCATTGCTGTAAATAAATTACCACACGCTATGCAAGCAAAAGCAAGAACCTTTGGATTATTGGTGGCTTTGCTTGTGCGCTCAGTTCTTCTATTTTTTGTGGGATGGATTGCCGGCTTACGAGATGCTTTGTTTCACATAGGACCGTACGGTGTAAGCGGAAAAGGATTGATACTGGCCGGCGGAGGAATATTTTTATTGATTAAAACCTGGAAGGAAATACAGGAAAAAATTAATACCGATCATGATGAAATAGAATCGCATAAAGGACCAAAGCACACCGTTATGGCCGTAATTTTGCAAATAGTTGTAATCGATTTTATTTTCAGTTTTGATAGTATTTTAGCTGCAGTGGGTGTAAGTGGGGTAGTGTTAATAATGATAGGAGGAGTGGTAATAAGTATGTTATTGATGATATTATTTAGTGGGGTGGTTGCTGATTTTATAAATAAAAATCAAGGAATAAAAATGATTGCTTTGGCATTTTTGTTAGTGATAGGAGGTATATTATTGGCAGAAGGATTAATTGATTCGTATAATTTTTCAGTGCCGCATGATAAACATATAGAGTTGAACAAAAACTACGCTTATATAGCTTTAGCTTTCGCCTTGCTGATTGAGATGTTTAACATGAAAGAGAAGCGGATTAAGCGGAAGAAGGATCTAAATTTGTAA
- a CDS encoding methyltransferase domain-containing protein, whose product MGTEFNKEQFDAIYPEGIENHYWTHARNLILKHVLSKSENKNILEIGCGKGVVVNFLRISGYNISGVELADIKPMNSVKENVMCGTDVFKLSADKCNLIDTIMLLDVIEHLENPNSFILKLNEKFPSLKQIIITVPARQELFSNYDIFNGHFRRYDSKTLISEFSGLKTCAITISYFFHSLYIPAKALLNTKGKRSESIKAPIGTFSKFIHRLIALFFYIEYLLLPAPIHGTSLLARVIINK is encoded by the coding sequence ATGGGAACTGAATTCAATAAAGAACAATTTGATGCAATCTATCCCGAAGGAATAGAAAATCATTATTGGACACATGCCAGAAACTTAATTTTAAAACATGTTTTAAGTAAAAGCGAAAATAAAAATATTCTTGAAATTGGTTGTGGGAAGGGTGTTGTAGTTAATTTTTTACGTATTTCGGGATATAATATTAGTGGAGTTGAATTAGCTGATATTAAACCAATGAACTCCGTAAAAGAAAATGTTATGTGCGGAACAGATGTATTTAAACTTTCAGCTGATAAATGCAATCTTATAGATACCATTATGTTGCTGGATGTTATTGAACATTTAGAAAATCCAAATAGTTTCATCCTAAAACTAAATGAGAAATTTCCTTCGTTGAAACAAATAATTATAACTGTACCTGCTAGACAAGAACTTTTTTCTAATTATGACATTTTCAATGGTCATTTCAGAAGATATGACAGTAAAACCTTAATTTCAGAATTCTCCGGACTCAAAACATGCGCTATAACTATTTCCTATTTTTTCCATTCACTTTACATTCCCGCCAAAGCCCTGTTAAATACAAAAGGAAAAAGAAGTGAAAGTATCAAGGCTCCTATTGGCACTTTTTCCAAATTCATACATCGTTTAATAGCATTATTTTTTTATATAGAATATTTACTCTTACCTGCACCCATTCACGGAACTTCATTACTCGCCAGAGTAATTATTAATAAATAA
- a CDS encoding glycosyltransferase family 2 protein codes for MNKPIKIAIIVPCYNEQEIIGHTCQKLSDYLKELMARNIISMESYVCYVDDGSRDRTWKLIQEYVKANSLFKGIKLSTNFGHQNALIAGLFTEKKYADCMITIDADLQDDITVIEKMVSQYNEGSKIVYGVRENRDSDTIFKRFTAQSFYRLMSFMKIKTVYNHADFRLIASDTVEHLEKFNEVSLFLRGIIPLLGFQSSCVYYSRSARIAGETKYPFRKMMSFAWKGITSFSTTPLRIIFYIGIFMFLASIAVGIWVLFSILYGHTIKGWASSLLLNLTFSGMNMICLGIIGEYIGKIYQEVKQRPRFIIEHKIEHGN; via the coding sequence ATGAATAAACCAATAAAAATAGCAATCATTGTTCCCTGTTATAATGAACAAGAAATAATTGGGCATACCTGTCAAAAACTTTCAGATTATTTGAAAGAACTCATGGCACGAAATATTATTTCAATGGAGAGTTATGTTTGTTATGTAGATGATGGTAGCCGAGATCGAACTTGGAAATTGATTCAGGAATACGTTAAAGCAAATTCTCTTTTTAAAGGAATTAAATTATCAACCAATTTCGGTCATCAAAATGCTTTAATTGCCGGACTATTCACAGAAAAAAAATATGCAGATTGTATGATTACCATTGATGCCGATTTACAAGATGATATCACGGTAATTGAAAAAATGGTTTCACAATACAATGAGGGTAGTAAAATAGTTTATGGTGTGCGTGAAAACAGAGATAGCGATACAATATTTAAAAGATTTACAGCTCAATCATTCTATCGTTTAATGAGCTTCATGAAAATAAAAACAGTTTATAATCATGCCGACTTTCGATTAATTGCAAGCGATACTGTCGAGCATTTAGAAAAATTCAATGAAGTTTCTCTCTTTTTAAGAGGTATTATACCATTGCTAGGATTTCAATCTAGTTGCGTGTATTATAGTAGAAGTGCGAGAATTGCCGGAGAAACAAAATATCCATTTAGAAAAATGATGAGTTTTGCCTGGAAAGGAATAACCTCTTTTAGTACAACCCCATTAAGAATAATTTTTTATATAGGTATTTTTATGTTCTTAGCCTCTATTGCTGTTGGAATTTGGGTATTATTTTCTATTCTTTACGGACACACCATTAAAGGCTGGGCTTCCTCCCTCCTGCTCAATTTAACTTTTTCAGGCATGAATATGATTTGCTTAGGAATTATTGGTGAATATATAGGTAAAATTTATCAAGAGGTTAAGCAACGTCCGAGATTTATTATTGAGCATAAAATTGAACATGGGAACTGA
- a CDS encoding methyltransferase domain-containing protein, with protein MSKVHAQYGCGLSGPKEWVNFDSSPTLQLQRIPLIGKLFYSFSSVKFPENIKYGDIIKGLPLAANSCDSLYCSHVLEHLSLEDFRIALKNSYHVLKPGGIFRCVLPDLEYIAKTYLEKKANRELDASITFMNWTLLGHEKREKGLKAIVKNHFSNAHHLWMWDKDSLAMELEKVGFKNIRKASFNDSQENAFKLVEDSTRFENAVAIESIK; from the coding sequence ATGTCGAAAGTACATGCACAATATGGCTGTGGTTTATCAGGTCCAAAAGAATGGGTAAATTTTGATAGTTCACCTACCTTACAATTACAGCGAATACCCTTAATTGGAAAGCTTTTTTATTCCTTCTCAAGTGTGAAGTTTCCGGAAAACATTAAGTACGGAGATATCATTAAAGGTTTACCGCTTGCTGCTAACAGTTGTGATTCATTATACTGTTCTCATGTATTAGAACACTTATCCTTAGAAGATTTCAGAATTGCATTAAAAAACTCATATCATGTATTGAAGCCCGGCGGAATTTTTAGATGTGTTTTACCCGATTTGGAATATATTGCCAAAACATATTTAGAGAAAAAAGCAAACCGTGAACTAGACGCCAGTATTACTTTTATGAATTGGACACTGTTAGGTCATGAAAAACGGGAAAAAGGATTAAAAGCCATTGTTAAAAATCATTTTAGTAATGCGCATCATTTATGGATGTGGGATAAAGATTCTTTAGCAATGGAATTAGAAAAAGTCGGATTTAAAAACATCCGCAAGGCTTCGTTTAATGACTCCCAAGAAAACGCATTTAAATTGGTGGAGGATTCAACGAGATTTGAAAATGCAGTTGCAATAGAATCAATAAAATGA
- the wecB gene encoding UDP-N-acetylglucosamine 2-epimerase (non-hydrolyzing) yields the protein MKILTVIGTRPNFIKVTRFKEVANTYPSIEIKIAHTGQHYDNNMADVFFEQFELVPDYFLKVNSGSPINQIAEILIKLEELILTQFKPDLILAVGDVNSTLAAALTANKMNIKLGHIESGLRSFDESMPEEHNRIVTDKLSNLFFVTEPSGILNLKNENIPSDKIHYVGNTMIDTLVKFEKQIEQSDILKKLNLQSKKYILSTLHRPATVDTQEGLLKLIEVFNSVNYKIIFPIHPRTTASLKKYGLYEQLIQNKNLIITEPLDYFAFQKLIKDSYFIITDSGGIQEESTFLQIPCLTLRNNTERPVTCDIGTNTLLEFNLESITNKIAEIENGQYKKGQIPNLWDGHATERIFQVISKQK from the coding sequence ATGAAAATTTTAACTGTTATTGGTACTCGTCCAAATTTTATTAAAGTCACTCGCTTTAAAGAAGTAGCAAATACCTATCCTAGTATTGAAATAAAAATTGCACACACCGGTCAACACTACGATAATAATATGGCTGATGTTTTTTTTGAGCAATTTGAGTTAGTTCCTGATTATTTCTTAAAAGTAAACAGCGGAAGTCCGATAAATCAAATTGCAGAAATTTTAATCAAACTGGAAGAATTGATACTCACGCAATTTAAACCCGATTTGATTTTAGCAGTAGGCGATGTGAACTCTACTTTAGCGGCTGCATTAACTGCCAACAAAATGAATATTAAACTCGGACACATAGAAAGCGGACTCAGAAGTTTTGATGAAAGCATGCCCGAAGAACACAACAGAATCGTTACCGACAAACTAAGCAATTTATTCTTCGTTACTGAACCCTCCGGAATTCTAAATCTTAAAAACGAAAATATACCTTCCGATAAAATTCATTATGTAGGGAATACCATGATTGATACCTTAGTTAAGTTTGAAAAGCAAATTGAACAAAGTGATATACTAAAAAAACTGAATCTTCAATCTAAGAAATATATTCTTAGTACTCTACACCGTCCTGCAACTGTGGATACCCAAGAAGGTTTACTCAAATTAATAGAAGTTTTTAATAGTGTAAATTATAAAATAATTTTCCCAATTCATCCTCGAACAACGGCAAGTTTAAAAAAATATGGATTATATGAACAGTTAATTCAAAATAAGAATTTAATTATTACCGAACCATTAGATTATTTTGCTTTTCAAAAACTCATCAAAGACAGTTATTTTATTATAACCGATAGCGGAGGGATTCAGGAAGAATCTACCTTTTTACAAATACCATGCTTAACCCTAAGAAATAACACCGAAAGACCCGTAACTTGTGATATTGGAACAAATACATTATTGGAATTTAATTTAGAATCTATTACCAATAAAATTGCCGAAATTGAAAATGGTCAATACAAAAAAGGTCAAATTCCGAATTTATGGGATGGTCATGCTACCGAAAGAATTTTTCAGGTAATATCCAAACAAAAATGA
- a CDS encoding glycosyltransferase family 4 protein — MKIFAYTENYASKTVTFITNELKHIDEQHELILCYSNRINPELYQRKKMKLIPFRYNKIINKFRWWLEQLQLHFTLKNKSFSIELNNVLSEFKPDLIHCHFGTDFLKIASNLKGANKLIPVLVSFYGFDVTEKFMNKAILKKYRTLLNNQKVYSIAVADSLTHKVNSLAFPKNKTITLHSGIDTNFYKRTGDNRSKNDFLFLQVSSFYPKKGHHLMLEAFKEFLNQDNRYNYKMILAGFGPLEESIALQIKKLGLEKQVSMQSAVSPSEMIEICCRVNAFVHMSETADNGDQEGLPNVLLEVMALELPILSTLHAGIPNMIVQGVNGILCEEKNKSEYIKGFKEIVNWPLCPHNRQRVIEHFSFSTHIQKLENLYQSIINSRASIINA, encoded by the coding sequence ATGAAAATTTTTGCATATACCGAGAATTATGCCAGCAAAACGGTTACGTTTATAACTAATGAATTGAAACATATTGATGAACAACACGAATTAATATTGTGTTACTCCAACCGTATTAATCCGGAACTTTATCAGCGTAAAAAAATGAAATTAATTCCTTTCCGGTACAATAAAATCATTAATAAATTTCGTTGGTGGCTGGAGCAACTTCAACTACATTTTACCCTAAAAAACAAATCTTTTTCTATAGAATTAAATAATGTTCTTTCTGAATTCAAACCAGATCTCATACATTGTCACTTTGGCACTGATTTCCTTAAAATAGCGTCAAATTTGAAAGGCGCAAATAAATTAATTCCTGTTTTAGTCTCCTTTTATGGATTTGATGTAACAGAAAAATTCATGAATAAAGCTATTTTGAAAAAGTACCGCACCTTGTTAAATAATCAGAAAGTATATAGTATTGCCGTTGCGGATTCGCTTACACATAAAGTAAACAGCCTGGCCTTTCCCAAAAACAAAACCATTACTTTACACAGTGGTATTGACACCAACTTTTATAAAAGAACAGGTGACAATAGAAGTAAAAATGATTTCCTTTTTTTACAAGTTTCTTCCTTTTATCCAAAAAAAGGTCATCATTTAATGCTTGAAGCTTTTAAAGAATTTTTAAATCAGGATAATCGATATAATTATAAAATGATTCTGGCCGGATTTGGTCCGCTTGAAGAAAGTATAGCATTACAAATAAAAAAACTTGGTTTAGAAAAACAGGTATCTATGCAAAGTGCAGTTTCTCCTTCGGAAATGATTGAAATCTGCTGCCGCGTGAACGCATTTGTTCATATGAGTGAAACAGCCGACAATGGTGATCAGGAAGGATTGCCTAATGTTCTTTTAGAAGTAATGGCATTAGAATTACCCATCTTATCTACTTTACATGCGGGTATACCTAACATGATAGTTCAAGGAGTAAATGGAATACTGTGTGAGGAAAAAAATAAATCGGAATATATAAAGGGTTTTAAAGAAATTGTTAACTGGCCGCTTTGCCCGCATAATCGTCAACGAGTAATCGAACATTTTAGTTTTTCTACACACATTCAAAAATTAGAAAACTTATATCAATCCATAATTAACTCACGTGCTTCAATCATCAATGCTTAG